One genomic region from Microcystis panniformis FACHB-1757 encodes:
- a CDS encoding NAD(P)H-quinone oxidoreductase subunit M, giving the protein MLLKSTTRHIRIYTAEVKNNQLIESNHVLTLDVDPDNEFNWEEVALNKVYSKFDELVESYNGEELSEYNLRRIGSDLEHFIRSLLQKGEISYNLNARVQNYSMGLPKLG; this is encoded by the coding sequence ATGCTGTTAAAATCCACGACCCGTCATATTCGCATTTATACGGCTGAAGTAAAAAATAATCAATTAATCGAGAGTAACCATGTCTTGACTCTTGATGTGGATCCCGATAATGAATTTAATTGGGAAGAAGTGGCTCTCAATAAGGTTTATAGTAAGTTTGATGAATTGGTAGAGTCCTACAATGGGGAAGAACTGAGCGAATATAATCTCCGTCGCATCGGTTCAGATCTAGAACATTTTATCCGTTCTCTCCTGCAAAAAGGCGAAATTAGCTATAATCTCAATGCCAGAGTCCAGAACTATAGTATGGGTTTACCAAAATTAGGGTGA
- a CDS encoding IS5 family transposase, which translates to MYRKTNESSIAPENFELPFEGKLSADNRWIIMAELIPWEEFEEEYAQNFDEEMGAPAKPFRMALGALIIKEKLKTSDRETIEQIKENPYLQYFLGMSAYSNEALFDATMFVNFRKRISKNLINKINKRMVMRERKKKEIEEKSERKEEEKESQIKNKGKLILDASCAPADLSYPQDLGILNQARKKTENILDCLYQSLRIKLKKKPRTYRKRARKDYLKVAKKRRCSQKERREAIKKQLQYIKRNLSQIEKLIEGGSELSSLSKRNYKMLLVVTEVYRQQLWMWENKSSRIDDRIVSITQPHIRPIVRGKAGKPVEFGAKISVSCFESYVFLDHLSWDNFNESGDLQAQVEEYKEFTGYYPESVHVDKIYRTRKNLAWCKERGIRISGVPLGRPPKNISKETKKQALEDEGIRNAIEGKFGQAKRRYSLDCIMTKLDKTSETSIAITFLVINLSNLLRQVNCLFLSLFLYTSKFSFIHPSLIRKDDKKADFSTEKLILNSG; encoded by the coding sequence ATGTACCGAAAAACGAACGAGTCTTCAATTGCCCCAGAAAACTTTGAGTTGCCTTTTGAGGGAAAATTATCAGCAGATAATCGCTGGATAATAATGGCAGAGTTAATTCCCTGGGAAGAATTTGAAGAAGAATATGCCCAAAATTTTGACGAAGAAATGGGTGCGCCAGCCAAACCATTTAGGATGGCATTAGGAGCATTAATTATTAAGGAAAAATTAAAAACAAGCGACAGGGAAACCATAGAGCAAATCAAGGAAAACCCCTATTTACAGTATTTTCTAGGGATGTCAGCCTATAGTAATGAAGCTCTATTTGATGCGACAATGTTCGTTAATTTTCGTAAAAGAATCAGTAAGAATTTAATCAATAAAATTAATAAAAGAATGGTGATGAGAGAGAGAAAAAAGAAGGAAATTGAAGAAAAAAGTGAAAGAAAAGAAGAAGAAAAAGAGAGTCAAATAAAAAATAAAGGAAAATTAATATTAGATGCAAGTTGCGCACCTGCTGATCTAAGTTATCCCCAGGATTTAGGGATATTAAATCAAGCAAGAAAGAAAACAGAAAACATTCTAGATTGTCTCTATCAAAGTTTGAGAATCAAGCTGAAGAAAAAGCCAAGAACTTATAGAAAAAGAGCGAGAAAAGATTATTTAAAAGTAGCCAAAAAACGTCGTTGTTCTCAAAAAGAAAGACGAGAAGCTATCAAGAAGCAACTGCAATATATCAAAAGAAATCTATCTCAAATAGAGAAATTAATCGAGGGGGGATCAGAGTTAAGTAGTCTCAGCAAAAGAAACTACAAAATGTTGTTAGTGGTGACAGAAGTTTATCGTCAACAATTGTGGATGTGGGAAAATAAATCATCGAGAATTGATGATAGAATTGTGAGTATAACCCAACCACACATCCGCCCTATCGTTAGAGGAAAAGCAGGAAAACCAGTTGAATTTGGAGCAAAAATCTCAGTAAGCTGTTTTGAGAGTTATGTATTTTTAGACCATTTAAGTTGGGATAATTTTAATGAATCTGGGGACTTACAAGCGCAAGTAGAAGAGTATAAAGAATTCACAGGATATTATCCAGAATCAGTTCATGTTGATAAAATTTATCGAACTAGAAAAAATCTAGCTTGGTGTAAAGAAAGAGGAATTAGAATCAGTGGAGTTCCTCTAGGAAGACCACCTAAAAATATTAGTAAAGAAACTAAAAAACAAGCTCTTGAGGATGAAGGAATTCGGAATGCAATTGAAGGTAAATTTGGTCAAGCAAAAAGAAGATATAGTCTTGATTGTATCATGACAAAACTTGATAAAACTTCAGAAACTTCCATTGCCATTACTTTTTTAGTCATCAATCTTTCTAACCTGCTTAGACAGGTTAACTGTCTTTTTTTGTCCCTATTTCTTTATACATCTAAATTTAGCTTTATTCATCCCTCTTTGATTAGAAAAGATGATAAAAAAGCTGATTTCTCAACAGAAAAACTTATCTTAAATTCGGGCTGA